In one window of Candidatus Avedoeria danica DNA:
- a CDS encoding SUMF1/EgtB/PvdO family nonheme iron enzyme, with amino-acid sequence MRTPPTGIVTFLFTDIEGYTRGFEAAPEAMARAVARHDACVRGAVESAGGVIFKTIGDAFQIAFALPQQALAAAVAAQRALAAEDWSAIDGLPSGLRVRMAVDVIVAEPHDGDYRTPRLNRIARLMAAGHGGQVLLTGDAVVALADRIRAGVTLRPLGAHRLKDLREPVTAFHVVAPDTPDIATPLKTAGPLTTRDRIVVVDPHAGEGARVGGAARPSGALFADLLAVVRGQAETAQISLAEVRQLIGHRPADEAEYRLMRLAEWSQPRYQLDSRFVALSMWVDQGEQAAKDRWVAAPERYDDLGTLLRTVPDTALVVLGPPGSGKSTLLRRLELDLAIDGLRVGGDHTVRAPLSWFVPLNQYRADTDADPADWLADRWAARYPALPPMRDLIAAGRMILLLDGLNEMPHASSDEYRRLVRRWQRYVAEIARSAPGTRVVFSCRSLDYSAPLSTPDLRVPQVVVEPMSDGQIREFLDAYAPSLALELWTQLTERGQLSLVRSPFLARLLVEQALHEGTRATSQAALITGFVRQALRREIELGNGLLEPDALLTERDVNRITAGGWPGAYDLPERGALIGAVAGLAHAMQAGRTRPDGGQVRIDYDAALAAVAHPRAADIVHACIDLGWLDEDTGADEVLFSHQLLQEYFAARAFAAHPDVERLRTAWQAADAGAGLDDIVARLPAADPLPPLPTTGWEETAVMAAAMGDDPAAMVGAMMDVNLALAGRCAAQPDVLPRLGADVVDRMRRALADRSRDGAADLRARLAAGLALGPLGDPRFERRAGPHGAFLAPPVVSLPGGEHVLGDDAPIHFGEQVWSDHQPRHKVVLEPFAVGRFMVTNAEWACFVAAGGYDDECWWDTSVGRGWRRGEGTEAAAHANVRNWLAVIRANPGMPAEELARGRWSAEIHERWLRRLAMTAAEFEAHLEASFPGQRKTEPQFWRDARFNNPAQPVIGISWHEARAYCAWLRAQTGQPFRLLTEAEWEAAARGPAGRRFAYGDTLDRWRANTMETHLRQVAPIGLFPDGDTPEGLADMAGNVYTWTSTAWGADPETSAFPYPYAADDGREAADTAPDVQRIIRGGSWYDDHPTSLVYARNNAYASDRRRMSGVGVRLALG; translated from the coding sequence ATGCGCACGCCACCGACCGGCATCGTCACGTTCCTCTTCACGGACATCGAGGGCTACACCCGCGGCTTCGAGGCGGCGCCCGAGGCGATGGCCCGCGCCGTGGCGCGCCACGACGCCTGCGTGCGGGGCGCGGTCGAGTCGGCCGGCGGGGTCATCTTCAAGACGATCGGCGACGCATTTCAGATCGCGTTCGCCCTGCCGCAACAGGCGCTCGCCGCGGCGGTCGCGGCGCAGCGCGCCCTGGCGGCCGAGGACTGGTCGGCCATCGACGGCCTGCCAAGCGGCTTGCGCGTGCGGATGGCCGTCGACGTGATCGTCGCCGAGCCGCACGACGGCGACTACCGCACGCCGCGGCTCAACCGGATCGCGCGGCTGATGGCCGCCGGCCATGGCGGCCAGGTCCTGTTGACGGGTGACGCCGTCGTCGCCCTTGCCGACCGCATCCGCGCAGGCGTAACGCTCCGCCCGCTCGGCGCGCACCGCCTCAAGGACTTGCGCGAGCCGGTGACGGCCTTCCACGTCGTGGCGCCCGACACACCCGACATCGCGACGCCCCTCAAGACCGCCGGCCCGCTCACGACCCGCGACCGGATCGTCGTCGTCGACCCGCACGCCGGCGAAGGGGCGCGCGTTGGCGGCGCGGCCCGACCGTCCGGTGCGCTGTTCGCCGATCTGTTGGCGGTCGTCCGCGGCCAGGCCGAGACGGCCCAGATCAGCTTGGCCGAGGTGAGGCAGCTCATCGGACACCGGCCGGCCGACGAGGCGGAGTACCGCCTCATGCGATTGGCCGAGTGGAGCCAGCCGCGGTACCAGTTGGACAGCCGCTTCGTGGCGCTTTCGATGTGGGTCGACCAGGGCGAGCAGGCCGCCAAGGACCGCTGGGTGGCCGCACCGGAGCGCTACGACGACCTCGGCACCCTCTTGCGCACCGTGCCGGACACGGCGCTCGTCGTCCTCGGGCCGCCGGGCAGCGGCAAGAGCACGTTGCTGCGGCGGCTCGAGCTCGATCTCGCGATCGACGGGCTTCGCGTGGGCGGCGACCATACCGTACGCGCCCCCCTCTCGTGGTTCGTTCCGCTCAACCAGTACCGCGCCGACACGGACGCGGATCCGGCCGATTGGCTCGCCGATCGCTGGGCCGCTCGCTACCCCGCCCTGCCGCCGATGCGCGACCTCATCGCCGCCGGCCGGATGATCCTCCTCCTCGACGGCCTTAACGAGATGCCGCACGCTTCGTCAGACGAGTACCGCCGCCTCGTCCGACGCTGGCAACGTTATGTCGCCGAAATCGCCCGGAGCGCCCCCGGGACGCGGGTCGTGTTCAGCTGCCGCAGCCTCGACTACAGCGCGCCGCTATCGACGCCCGATCTGCGCGTGCCGCAAGTCGTCGTCGAGCCCATGTCCGACGGCCAGATCCGCGAGTTCCTCGACGCGTACGCGCCGTCGCTGGCCCTCGAGCTCTGGACCCAGCTGACGGAGCGCGGCCAGTTGTCCCTGGTGCGCTCCCCGTTCCTGGCACGGCTGCTCGTCGAGCAGGCGCTGCACGAGGGCACGCGTGCCACGAGCCAGGCGGCGTTGATCACCGGCTTCGTGCGGCAGGCGCTGCGGCGTGAGATCGAGCTCGGCAACGGCCTGCTCGAACCCGACGCGCTCTTGACCGAGCGCGACGTGAATCGGATCACGGCCGGTGGGTGGCCGGGGGCCTACGATCTGCCGGAACGGGGCGCACTTATAGGCGCGGTGGCCGGACTGGCGCACGCAATGCAGGCCGGCCGCACCCGGCCCGACGGCGGCCAGGTGCGCATCGACTACGACGCCGCGCTCGCGGCCGTCGCGCATCCGCGGGCGGCGGACATCGTCCACGCCTGCATCGACCTTGGCTGGCTGGACGAGGACACCGGTGCGGACGAGGTCCTGTTCAGCCACCAGCTGCTGCAGGAGTACTTCGCGGCCCGGGCGTTCGCGGCGCACCCGGACGTCGAGCGGCTGCGAACGGCATGGCAGGCGGCGGATGCGGGCGCCGGCCTCGACGACATCGTCGCCCGCCTGCCGGCCGCCGATCCGCTGCCGCCGTTGCCGACCACCGGCTGGGAGGAGACGGCGGTCATGGCGGCGGCGATGGGCGACGATCCGGCAGCCATGGTCGGCGCGATGATGGATGTGAACCTGGCACTCGCCGGGCGCTGCGCCGCGCAGCCCGACGTGCTGCCCCGACTGGGCGCCGATGTCGTCGACCGGATGCGGCGCGCGCTGGCGGATCGCAGCCGCGACGGCGCCGCCGACCTGCGCGCCCGGTTGGCGGCCGGGCTCGCGCTCGGGCCGCTGGGCGATCCGCGCTTCGAGCGGCGCGCGGGTCCGCATGGCGCGTTCCTCGCGCCGCCGGTCGTGTCGCTGCCGGGCGGCGAGCACGTGCTCGGAGACGACGCGCCGATCCACTTCGGCGAGCAGGTCTGGTCGGACCATCAGCCGCGCCACAAGGTGGTCCTCGAACCGTTTGCCGTCGGCCGATTCATGGTGACGAACGCCGAGTGGGCATGCTTCGTGGCGGCCGGCGGCTACGACGACGAGTGCTGGTGGGACACGTCCGTGGGCCGTGGGTGGCGCCGCGGGGAGGGGACGGAGGCCGCGGCTCATGCCAACGTGCGCAACTGGCTGGCCGTGATCCGGGCGAACCCCGGCATGCCCGCCGAGGAGCTTGCCCGCGGGCGCTGGAGCGCCGAGATCCACGAGCGCTGGCTGCGGCGGCTGGCGATGACCGCGGCGGAGTTCGAGGCGCACCTCGAGGCGTCGTTCCCCGGGCAGCGCAAGACCGAGCCGCAGTTCTGGCGCGACGCCCGCTTCAACAACCCGGCGCAGCCCGTCATCGGCATCAGCTGGCACGAGGCCCGCGCCTACTGCGCCTGGCTTCGCGCCCAGACCGGCCAGCCGTTCCGCCTCCTGACCGAGGCCGAGTGGGAAGCGGCCGCGCGCGGCCCGGCCGGCCGGCGATTCGCGTACGGCGACACCCTGGATCGCTGGCGGGCGAACACGATGGAGACCCACCTGCGCCAGGTCGCGCCGATCGGCCTCTTTCCCGACGGCGACACGCCCGAGGGGCTCGCGGACATGGCCGGCAACGTCTACACTTGGACGAGCACCGCCTGGGGCGCCGACCCCGAGACGTCGGCCTTCCCGTACCCGTATGCCGCCGACGACGGCCGTGAGGCCGCCGACACGGCGCCGGACGTCCAGCGGATCATCCGCGGCGGCTCGTGGTACGACGACCACCCGACATCGCTCGTGTACGCGCGGAACAACGCGTACGCGAGCGATCGGCGGCGGATGAGCGGGGTGGGGGTGCGCCTTGCGCTCGGCTGA
- a CDS encoding RNA polymerase sigma factor — MFADSDAEIVAATLAGRTERYGALVERHQRRLFLSLRQLTGSDRDAEEIAQDAFVRAWENLKQFDPAYPFFPWLSRIAVNLWHNRTRRVRREVPLDDGGRDDGTDGDAADEWRFADDAPSPDVLADAVDVRRRVWLAVDALPADAREIVVMRHALELSYEEICAATGLAMGTVKSRLSRARAVLAGALGDLEAAER, encoded by the coding sequence ATGTTCGCAGACTCCGACGCCGAAATCGTCGCCGCCACGCTCGCCGGCCGCACGGAGCGGTACGGCGCCTTGGTGGAACGCCACCAGCGCCGCTTGTTCCTCTCCCTGCGTCAGCTCACCGGCAGCGACCGCGACGCCGAGGAGATTGCCCAGGACGCGTTCGTCCGCGCCTGGGAGAACCTCAAGCAGTTCGACCCGGCCTACCCGTTCTTCCCGTGGCTTTCCCGCATCGCCGTCAACCTCTGGCACAACCGGACCCGGCGCGTGCGGCGCGAAGTGCCGCTGGACGACGGCGGGCGGGATGACGGCACGGACGGTGACGCAGCCGACGAGTGGCGCTTTGCGGACGACGCCCCCTCGCCCGACGTGCTGGCCGACGCCGTCGACGTGCGTCGCCGCGTCTGGCTGGCCGTCGACGCCCTGCCGGCCGACGCCCGCGAGATCGTCGTGATGCGGCACGCGCTCGAGTTGTCGTACGAGGAGATCTGCGCGGCGACCGGTCTGGCGATGGGGACGGTGAAGAGCCGGCTGTCGCGGGCACGGGCGGTGCTGGCGGGGGCGTTGGGGGACCTGGAGGCAGCCGAACGTTGA